In the genome of Flexistipes sinusarabici DSM 4947, one region contains:
- a CDS encoding DUF4388 domain-containing protein yields the protein MALKGSIKEFSLVDILQLLSQTSKSGILHITTESQHIKVFIKDGMLVEVKSDSDDFMIKIGNYLTSREFITKERLNELLSKQKKLPVRFGKLLVNEGILSNDELKNILTEITKENFAKVLSIDSGQYNFEQTIVEYNEDERELLDINNILLDVLKDIDELNVYKKKISSFLVKYYKTDTNKKIVVDNNISDEEPVIIAEKTIKLNNDSYLVYNKINGSNSVADIIEQTILPEHFVLKVIYFLIKEKQIAPAQPEKLRTPLLSIKTIQITGLGLLFIAILTVLTMNISTLFSTKLFTFPTEGQRIPEKIYYEQLKEVNSLTYINGEIGIDQMNLNHKNYMRYFTIE from the coding sequence ATGGCTCTTAAAGGATCGATAAAAGAATTCAGCCTTGTGGACATTCTGCAGCTGCTAAGCCAGACATCTAAAAGCGGCATACTTCACATAACAACCGAATCGCAGCATATAAAAGTTTTCATAAAAGACGGAATGCTGGTGGAAGTTAAAAGCGATTCCGACGATTTTATGATTAAGATAGGTAATTATCTCACCTCCAGGGAGTTTATTACAAAAGAGCGGCTGAATGAGCTACTCAGTAAACAGAAAAAACTTCCCGTCAGATTTGGAAAACTGCTTGTCAATGAAGGGATACTTTCTAATGATGAATTAAAAAACATTCTGACAGAGATTACAAAGGAAAACTTTGCTAAAGTACTTTCAATCGACTCCGGTCAATATAACTTTGAACAAACAATAGTAGAGTACAATGAAGACGAAAGAGAACTCCTGGATATCAACAACATTCTTCTTGATGTATTAAAAGATATCGATGAGTTGAATGTCTATAAGAAAAAAATTTCCAGTTTTCTGGTTAAGTACTATAAAACTGATACAAACAAAAAGATAGTAGTGGATAATAATATTTCGGACGAAGAACCGGTTATTATTGCAGAGAAAACGATCAAACTGAATAACGACTCTTATCTGGTATATAATAAAATAAACGGCTCAAACTCTGTAGCAGATATCATAGAACAGACAATACTGCCGGAACATTTTGTTTTAAAAGTTATCTACTTTTTAATAAAAGAAAAACAAATCGCTCCTGCCCAACCTGAGAAACTTAGAACTCCGCTGCTCAGCATAAAAACCATTCAAATAACAGGATTAGGCCTGCTTTTTATAGCAATTTTAACAGTGCTGACCATGAATATTTCCACCCTTTTTTCAACAAAACTTTTTACTTTTCCCACGGAGGGACAAAGAATCCCAGAAAAAATTTATTATGAACAATTAAAAGAGGTAAACAGTCTCACTTATATAAACGGAGAAATCGGCATAGATCAAATGAACCTTAATCATAAAAATTATATGAGGTATTTCACAATTGAGTAG
- a CDS encoding response regulator, translating into MSSNHLHIIEDSLLTLHILTNSLEEIYSISVSSDRREFIDFLKRGTSPDIYLIDITLPDIDGFEILKILKGTSSAKIIYSAKTNPELIEKAFELGAHDFIKKPTPVQELKARLSKTLLFFNILKDNKLNLEEVKGTIAHYFGQPLTALGAELYTLKKSLPANELNDSAYSSIKRFEQAFEILVEMYNKFKDIDTPVKVDYLNNKKILDLNGDR; encoded by the coding sequence TTGAGTAGTAACCATCTTCATATAATTGAAGATTCCCTTTTAACTCTGCATATCTTAACAAATTCACTTGAAGAAATTTATTCAATATCGGTGAGTTCTGATAGAAGAGAATTCATTGACTTCCTTAAGCGTGGAACGAGTCCGGATATATACCTGATTGATATAACGCTGCCAGATATAGACGGTTTTGAAATCTTAAAGATTCTCAAAGGCACGAGTTCTGCAAAGATAATTTATTCGGCAAAAACAAACCCTGAGTTAATTGAAAAGGCTTTTGAACTTGGAGCTCACGATTTTATAAAAAAGCCGACACCTGTTCAGGAACTGAAGGCAAGACTGTCAAAGACACTTTTATTTTTCAACATCCTTAAAGATAACAAACTGAATCTGGAGGAAGTCAAAGGCACAATCGCCCACTATTTCGGTCAACCCTTGACTGCCCTCGGGGCTGAGCTGTATACTTTAAAAAAATCTTTACCGGCAAATGAACTGAATGATTCTGCGTATTCATCAATAAAAAGATTTGAGCAGGCATTTGAAATACTTGTGGAGATGTACAACAAGTTTAAAGATATTGATACTCCGGTAAAAGTTGACTACTTAAACAATAAAAAAATATTGGATTTAAATGGTGACAGGTAA
- a CDS encoding cell division ATP-binding protein FtsE yields MIKVYNLSVAFLGEKKALDNVSFKIPKGEFVYITGESGAGKTTLLRLFYADILPSRGIVLISNKDISNITKKSTPFLRRNIGVIFQDFKLLENKSVYENVKLALEVFYLEKNNMENRILPLLRRLGIYSRRSTLVRKLSGGEKQRVAIARALINNPAIILADEPTGNLDQAKAEDIIDLLYDTAKSGTTVIVATHDPNVLNRYKDARVLELKNGKIIKDTHNI; encoded by the coding sequence ATGATAAAAGTTTATAATCTCAGCGTAGCTTTTCTTGGCGAAAAAAAGGCACTGGACAATGTCTCATTTAAAATCCCTAAAGGTGAATTTGTCTATATAACCGGCGAAAGCGGTGCAGGGAAAACAACATTGTTGAGACTCTTTTATGCAGATATCCTGCCGTCAAGGGGGATAGTTCTCATATCCAATAAAGATATCTCAAATATCACAAAAAAAAGCACCCCTTTTTTAAGGCGTAATATAGGTGTAATTTTCCAGGATTTTAAGCTGCTTGAAAACAAGAGTGTTTATGAGAATGTGAAGCTTGCACTCGAAGTTTTCTACCTGGAAAAAAACAATATGGAAAACAGAATTCTGCCTCTATTAAGACGGCTTGGAATATACAGCCGCAGAAGCACTCTGGTCAGGAAGCTTTCAGGCGGGGAAAAACAAAGAGTGGCAATAGCCAGAGCATTAATCAATAACCCCGCTATTATTTTAGCAGATGAGCCCACGGGTAATCTTGATCAGGCAAAGGCTGAAGACATAATAGACCTGCTTTATGATACCGCAAAATCCGGAACAACGGTAATTGTCGCAACCCACGACCCTAATGTTTTAAACAGATATAAAGATGCAAGGGTACTGGAACTGAAAAACGGCAAAATAATCAAGGATACGCATAATATATGA
- a CDS encoding cell division protein FtsX — MTKFLFLIKRGFNFFSTNISLNLASILTTTTILFVFHIFFTMSVSLDSFFSELTNIQSIRLYLKTEDTKKIDEFMKKIQKLETVKEVKYYSPAETLKYLRKNTNNINYLNNIPAEYFPHFIEAKIKEEYKNLENIRELEETLNDYDIVDVASYGEKWIVNFTTLNYSMKFFLFILTALLAAALSTILYNTIKINLYRYIDEIKIYSLVGASRTFIILPILISVMIESTISYLAATGLSFGAFYLLNEKLLYNIGIYLIELPDIFMLLIIFAVLLCVSILAGLISIKTFLNNMGAINE; from the coding sequence ATGACAAAGTTTTTATTTTTGATTAAAAGAGGATTTAATTTTTTTTCCACTAATATCTCTCTTAATCTTGCCTCAATCCTTACAACTACCACCATTCTGTTTGTATTCCATATATTCTTTACAATGAGTGTTTCCCTGGACAGTTTTTTTTCTGAATTGACCAATATCCAATCCATCAGGCTTTATTTAAAAACTGAAGATACGAAAAAAATAGATGAGTTTATGAAAAAAATACAAAAACTGGAGACTGTAAAGGAAGTAAAATATTATTCTCCTGCCGAAACACTTAAATACTTGCGCAAAAACACCAATAATATAAATTATTTAAACAATATCCCTGCTGAATATTTTCCTCATTTTATTGAAGCAAAAATAAAAGAAGAATACAAAAACCTGGAAAATATCAGAGAGCTGGAAGAAACACTCAATGATTACGACATTGTAGATGTAGCTTCCTATGGTGAAAAGTGGATTGTAAATTTTACGACACTCAATTACAGTATGAAATTTTTCCTTTTCATATTAACAGCGCTTCTTGCAGCTGCTCTGTCAACCATACTTTACAATACTATAAAAATAAATCTTTACAGATATATAGACGAAATTAAAATTTACAGTCTGGTGGGAGCCTCACGGACATTCATCATTCTTCCCATTCTGATTTCCGTTATGATAGAATCCACAATCAGCTACTTAGCGGCCACCGGTCTATCTTTCGGAGCTTTTTATCTGCTTAATGAAAAACTATTGTATAATATCGGAATCTATTTGATTGAGCTGCCGGATATTTTCATGCTGCTGATAATTTTCGCAGTCCTGCTGTGTGTGTCTATTCTGGCCGGGCTTATAAGTATAAAAACTTTTCTTAATAACATGGGTGCAATAAATGAGTAA
- a CDS encoding murein hydrolase activator EnvC family protein, with translation MSKAVSVLLFAIIPLLSAAVSINDITSANKYLEKLKNEINREEKELKTIKNTREKILKQVRHIEKKISYNEEVLEKLDERMSKLKKNKQKLTHEIRETNKKIHRLKSRLKRSNIYIIDNKGYTKLKLLMFSQTYHNTIKNMEILEIINNKLLDEIKELKKATQKIEDLKAKYDTAESNLKNIYAMKKNVSDELVNQKIKYKQTLALLKEDKKSKEEYIEILNEKRNALQKKIEELEKSENKSDSISESVFAKAKGTLPWPAEGKVIEEFGPKKIEGFRGKVFNKGIKIALESEGVKSVFDGTVKYVDWIRGYGNIIIVKHDKNYYTLYANLDKIYVSTGQEVLRGEQIGSININSGNKKSTLYFEVRKQNEAVNPSLWLK, from the coding sequence ATGAGTAAGGCAGTCTCAGTCCTTTTGTTTGCGATTATTCCGCTTTTAAGTGCAGCCGTGTCAATAAATGATATAACCTCGGCAAACAAATATTTGGAAAAACTGAAAAATGAAATAAACAGAGAGGAAAAAGAACTTAAAACAATAAAAAACACAAGAGAAAAGATATTAAAACAGGTCAGACACATCGAAAAAAAAATTTCATATAACGAAGAAGTCCTTGAAAAACTTGACGAAAGGATGTCAAAGCTTAAAAAAAACAAACAAAAATTAACACATGAAATAAGGGAGACGAACAAGAAAATCCACCGGCTTAAATCCCGTCTAAAGCGAAGCAATATATATATCATCGACAATAAAGGATATACTAAACTTAAACTGCTTATGTTCTCACAAACATACCATAATACTATAAAAAATATGGAAATTCTGGAAATAATTAATAACAAGCTCCTTGATGAAATTAAAGAATTGAAAAAGGCAACCCAAAAAATCGAGGACCTTAAGGCAAAATATGATACTGCAGAATCAAATCTTAAAAATATCTATGCAATGAAAAAAAATGTGTCCGATGAGCTTGTAAATCAGAAAATTAAATATAAACAAACTCTTGCACTACTCAAAGAAGATAAAAAAAGCAAGGAAGAATACATAGAAATTCTGAATGAAAAGCGCAATGCACTGCAGAAAAAAATTGAAGAACTTGAAAAGAGTGAGAATAAAAGTGACAGTATTTCCGAAAGCGTCTTCGCCAAAGCAAAAGGTACACTCCCATGGCCGGCCGAAGGAAAAGTAATAGAAGAATTCGGACCTAAAAAAATCGAGGGTTTCAGAGGAAAGGTTTTCAATAAAGGAATTAAGATTGCACTGGAATCCGAAGGGGTAAAATCCGTTTTTGACGGTACTGTTAAATATGTAGACTGGATAAGGGGTTATGGAAATATAATTATTGTAAAACACGACAAAAATTATTATACTCTCTACGCAAATCTTGACAAAATATATGTAAGCACAGGTCAGGAGGTATTAAGAGGGGAACAGATAGGTTCCATTAATATTAACTCTGGAAATAAAAAATCTACACTCTATTTTGAAGTAAGAAAACAAAATGAAGCTGTAAACCCTTCTTTATGGCTTAAGTAA